From the Penaeus monodon isolate SGIC_2016 chromosome 3, NSTDA_Pmon_1, whole genome shotgun sequence genome, the window tgtatgcccaagggcaaggcagaatttcatctccctggagacaatagAGGCCACcaaagcatgtcgcatggcttagctgaatggtaatcaagtcactctatggtgcgtagggctcggacactgctgagaagggacaaggaacagttcatcaggaatcttgctgaggaagttgaaggccataCCTTGGTAAAcgatcttcgccctgcctaccaagccctgagaaagctgaactctaagccctcctcacagatgactgcagtccgatcagcggatggacggatcatctcagatcatgttggggttcgtgaacgttgagcagttgtaccaggtagaccctccaacagttagcttggatacatgtgatgtcacaatacctgtgccagacccaccgaTCAGtgaggaacttcctaccctaacagaggttaggatggcgatttccaagctgaagagtgggaaagctgcaggcatatgtgatatccctgctgaagtgctaaaggctgggggtgaacctatggcttggggcctgcatacagtcctgactgctatctggcagtctagtaccattcctcctgacctgctgagggtcgtggtcatctctctctggaaggagaaaggggatcgttgggattgtagcaactcctgtggcattacactgctcagcataccaggcaaagctctcggccacattcttctgaaacggatccgcaaccacctactgaggcatcagagactggagcagtctggatttactcctggcaagtccacaatagaccaaatactagcgcttcgagtaaatgtggaatgccgtcgtgagtttggtcgtgggttgcttgtaaactacattgacctcaagaaggcatttgactcggtgcatcgggaatcgctatgggagattattggcctaatagcaagcctttatatactggtactgaaagtgctgtaaagtgtggtgggggtctgtcaaacttcttccctattaattcaggggtgaggcaaggctgtgtccttgcaccaacacttttcaacacctgtatggactggataatgggcagagctactagccaaagtcagtgtggagcaacactaggcaatatcaaggtctcagaccttgattttgccaatgatgttgctatcctatctgagtcctcactagtggcgggtcttgatgcatttaacaatgaggcgaagcccttaggcctagaggtctcctggaccaagaccaagattcaggactttgggggcctgttaggggaacccattcagtcaatccatgcttgcggcgaggacactgaagttacagagagttttacataccttggtagcatagtccatatttctgggctctcagaccaagaagtcaatagatggattggtctggcaacaggagccatgaacttgatcaacaagagcatttggaaatgtcggtaattatgcagaaggaccaagctgtgtgtcttcaaggccttgatactgccagttttgctccatggaagcgaaacctggatgctatccagtgtcttggagtctcgtcttgatgccttttgtaacaagtcctttcgccggatcatggggtacagttggcaggaccacgtgtccaaccggcgcttacaccgtgagactggcatgggacctgttacttacataatccgggatcgccaactcatgctatatgggcacctatctcgtttccctgtggacaaccctctttgcgaaacaaccctgggtgaaggatgcctgtgggacgacccaggaggtcatggattgggcagctcgacgagacctgtcgcgaggaattagagatgggccttgggcctgcctggagactcccctcgagggatcctcgtggatgAAAACGAAtggtggatgcgaccatgcgcccccgtcggcgttagacccttgatgatgatgatgatgataatagtagtagtagtagtaataataataataataataataataataataataataataataataataataataacaataataataataataatagtaataataataataataataatgacaataacaaaaaaaaataataataagtaataataataataataataataataacaataataataataataataataataataataataataatgatgatgataataataataataaaaataataataataatgataaaaaataatagtaatataataataaaataataataataataataataataataataataataataataatagtagtagtagtagtagtagtagttgtagtaattgtagtagtagtagtagtagtagtaataataataataataataatattattattatcattattattattatcattattattattattattattattaacagtaataataataataataataataatgaaataaagataataatgataaatatgataataataataatgaagataacgatgataataataataaaaataataataataataataacagaaataataataatagtaataatgataataatagtaataatgataataatagtaataataataatagtaataataataataataataataatagtaataataataataataataataataataatagtagtagtagtaatattaatgataaaagtaataataatgataataacaacaacaacaataataattattattattattattattattattattattattattattattattattatcattattattattattaatataataataataataataataatgataataacaaaaaataatgaatggtaaatagtaataacaatgatggtaaataaataataataacattaatacttataataataataatgatattattattattattattattattattattattattattattattattattattattattattattatcattattattattattattattattattattattattattattattattattaatagtaataataataatattgattggggtaataaaataataatgtcaatgaaaataataagaagaaaaaattatgataataacaatgataatgataacaataataataataataacaataataatcagaacaataataataatattcataaaataataagaataatattcataaaaataataacaataatattcataaaaataataacaataatattcattacAACAACGAcactaacaaagataataataataataataataataataataataataataataataataataataataataataataacaatgataagaatgataatgataatgacaataataatgataataataatgacatttttttttaacggtaggttcatgtttgagccgccgtgatgataataatgatgataaaaacaatgacaataataatgataataataatgacaattataatgttaatgataatgacaataacaatgataataataatgacaataataataataatgacaataataataataatgataataataataataatgacaataataataataatgacaataatgacaataataatgacaataataatgataataataatgacaccaataatgataattatagtaatattagcattattaacattattatacaaGCACAAGCTTCACGAGGGAAGGTTAGCTGTTGCTCGTTACGCGCACTTGGGGGAGGCGGGCGCGTGAGGGGACGAGTAACGAACATGATCATATATAGAGTACGGATCTTAATCCACTGTGTTCTAGTTCTATTGTTCCTGTACATCTGAGAAATTTCGCAATGGCCCGCACCAAGCAGACTGCCCGCAAGTCCACAGGGGGGAAAGCCCCACGCAAGCAACTGGCTACCAAGGCCGCTCGCAAATCCGCCCCTGCGTCAGGAGGTGTCAAGAAGCCCCATCGATACCGTCCAGGCACGGTGGCCCTTCGGGAGATCCGTCGTTACCAGAAGTCGACGGAATTGCTCATCCGTAAACTACCCTTCCAGCGGCTTGTAAGGGAGATCGCACAAGACTTCAAGACGGACCTCAGGTTCCAGAGCGCGGCCATCGGGGCGCTGCAGGAGGCCTCTGAGGCCTACCTCGTGGGGCTCTTTGAGGACACTAACTTGTGTGCTATTCATGCCAAGAGGGTCACCATCATGCCCAAAGACATCCAGCTGGCAAGACGCATCCGAGGAGAAAGGGCGTAAATTGTATCGTTTTGGTTgcagtttacaatatatatatatatatatatatatatatatatatatatatatatatatctacacgagtattcaaaaaaaaagatatatatatatatatatatatatatatatatatatataatcttttttttttaatactcgtGTAGATTGTCTGATCATTCCAGATTAGTGGTTCCTTTGTCTAACTACATATTTTTAGGCTAAAATAAACTCTACCCCGGAGATTAATTGGCCAACATATTTTTCCCCATCGTTTTTATCCCACCATTATAGGTGATAATAACGGGTTCTGTAGTATAGTGAATTACACTTTACAAATTCTatgcaatatcaacaacaacagcgcgtgcgtgcgtatgtttctatttttatatatatattactgatacaCTATTCATAAACTATTCAAAACCACTATCAATATTCCAGAGTTTCGTATTCCTTGCACTCACACCTTTTTCTCCCTGGAAATACCTCATTTTAGTTTCCCCTGGTTATCCATTTTCTATGAGGtttaagagaattttttttaaggggttgcttatatatttttatacgaaCCCATTTCATAAGTAATGACAAGTAAAATCACCTGTgccaaaaattatgtatataaggaATGTACGTTAAATGAGATATAAATACATTCAAATTTTCAAAGACGTTACGGAAACATACAAAAAGTCTGGAATATTTCTGCAAATAAAATCGAAGCTCAcaggttaatgataatgaagtcaCCAATTCGAATGTTTATGATGTATCAAACTCATTTTAATAACAGTCATTCATTATAATGAAGTGCAGTGTCATTTACAGTTCCATATGTGGTGGCCGATAGACGCATCTGGCACTAACTTTTTTCTTATTACGTCATTCATAGATCATGTCGCGGATTCGGCCTCTGATGAACACGTGTTTTCGCAATGTGTTTGTGATTACTAGACGGCAGTGCTATGGCTTACAGATTTACATTCATTTCCGTTGTCGTTACCCATATTATTTGCcagtaaatcatttttttattatcatttagtgaTTTTCCAAACTTATTTTTGGTGATTAATACATTCCAAGACGATCACTCGCAATATAATTTGCCCATTCCAGACAAGAAGATGAATATGTAGTGCCAAAAATTTTCATAATGtcaatagaaaaagataaatcaCCCTTGTGAATAAAATGTTTAGGCCTACACAGTATTGCCATAAAAATACAGTGCAGAAGAGTGAGTGCCTCTTTGAGCAACTTTTCCCAGTGTCATATATGATCGTTTTCCTGATAAGCTGCCTGAATTCTCTCTTATGTAGCGCTTTTTCGCGATTATTTATATTGACATTTTCTATTACATATTTCCATCCTCTTCTTGGTCTTTATCTCCACTTCTTACCATCTACTTCCATCATCATGATCTACTTATTTATATAAGAATTACCTCTTTTGGTGGCGCTTGCATTCAACTGCAACATATTTTCCTGGATCTTCTTAAGCAcagtttctttcctcttccctctcatcttcttaTCCTACCGCGCACATTCATCAAAATTCTAATTTCACTGCATTTATTCTACTTTCTCGTTCGACTTTCCGATCTTTATGCCATCGCAGGtcttcactattactattacttactcTTCCTTAGACCTTTCTATTTCCCATTGTATTTATCATACTGTTGCACATACCTCCTGAAGCAGTCTGTCAAAATTTCCAGCCAGCATGTATTTTGAGGATATCTTGCAAAATAAGAATACCATCTTACGACGGTTGTGACTCTTAAACTATTTAGGTTTTCATTAAATAGTTGGTCTTCCACGTAAACCTTGTCCATCGAATCATATATaagttgttttcttgttatttttaaagcTCCCGTCCTCCATGACCTAATTAACACTATATCTGCAAAGAGCATGGTTTAAGGGGTGTGTTTTGTACTTTCTCTTACCATTACATCCATTACAAGAACGAAAATATAGGGGCATAATGAGGAACCCCTGATGTGAACCAGCTTTAACTGAAGAACGCATCGCTACTCCCACGCTAGTTTTCCTGTGTTGGTTCTTTGCACTACGCTTCTAGTCTGACGTATTTCTCGGGAGTTCGCTTCTCCCTCATAAACCTCGTAGCTTCTTCCCTTGGAACCCTAATGTAGTCTTCAATTAAGAAACTGAACAGCGCATTGTCATAAAACAGCTAAGGTAAGATGGGAAATATTGtgcttgcttcattttttttcacgtgACTgtgttttctgggggggggggggggttctaaccATGCTACTCATCGAGCAGTAATGTTACGATTTTGCAAATGAAGCAGAACATTTCAAATTcaaaatgataaatgaacaaaaaCCAACCAAGAGTAATAAGACCTTCCGTTCAGAGTACGAGCGAGTAATAAGtatccaaacagaaaaaaatcccgTTGCACAAGTCATGCAAAAGTCTTAGCTATGC encodes:
- the LOC119592875 gene encoding histone H3.3A-like, which codes for MARTKQTARKSTGGKAPRKQLATKAARKSAPASGGVKKPHRYRPGTVALREIRRYQKSTELLIRKLPFQRLVREIAQDFKTDLRFQSAAIGALQEASEAYLVGLFEDTNLCAIHAKRVTIMPKDIQLARRIRGERA